GAATCAATCAGAAGGATGCTGGGCTAAAAGTTGAATCCGCAAagtaaaatgatttaaacatgTTACATCAAGGATGAAGTAGATTCCTCATAGCAGAGCTGCACCTGGAGCGGAACTATTCTTATTGTGTCCCAGATTTTACATAGTTTAGTTTGTTGAGTGAAGTTCAACTGAGGTTATTGTTTAAATTTATCCAAACTGGGGAGAAATGCCTTAAAGACTAATATATTATTCGTCTGAGCATGTTTGTGCACACAGACTCTCCAGATGTTCCTTCCCAGTGATAacataaaaaaactgtttttccacACAACAGTTTCAGACATGCTTTTCAGAGGAAGTAATTATGCCAGTCTGCTGTAAATTTGGTTTGCAGCACAGTATCTACGAAACACATGTACACCGCTGTGACACATAAATAAGATTATATTCAACAATATGGCTTATATTGTCCTTTCCCATTTGTGACTGGCTTTGCTCAGTCTGACTTAATTCAGACAAAGTATTTGTCTTCACCCACTGAGAGGATATTTCTGTTTCCCGAGAAGGTCtgtttccaaaaaaacattCGCACTACCAAGCTTCCAGACTGGTGACATGCTGAACTGAACTGTAAAGTCAAGCGCAGTATATATTATGACAGAGCTGTCATGATTCCAGCTGAACAATTCGTCTGTGTAGATGCTGACAAGTCAAAAGTTTCCAGATCCAGTGCCAGATACAACCCCTCAGAGTTGGAAAGCAGTGTAATGGGGGTTTTGCTGACTCTGCCCCATTGAGGCTTGTGATCTCATCCCAGGCCGGCTGTTACATAGGTTCACTTAGCCATGACCCAGAAGCACTGGTCTGTACCCTGTCGGAAACATCTGCAGGGGAtacaacaaagaacaaagtgCTACATTAAAGTACACTCTGCTTGTGAAGTCTTGTCTCTTGACAATGTCTTAATTTTCAATCATCAGTTGCtaaagatctttaggtattcaCATATACACTagtgtagctgttcttgtttgTGGGGATTTTGTTTGACTCCAACCACTTGCATCCATTTTAAACTACAAATAGTACACGCACGGATATTTCCTGGTATGCAGATTTTGCAAGAACAAAAGAGGCACTACTTAACCCAAACACTTTAGCGTCTTTTCTCCTTGATCAGATCAGTTTCTACACAACAGGATACAAGCATACTTCTCAATCTGCAACATTTGTAAATACCCAATTCGCGAAACAAAAAGTTGGAATTCTCACTGTTTGTCGTGATTATTTTAATTACGCTGaatttaaaatagtaaaaagagAAGCTTTCTTAGTGGTTGGAGTTTCCTAACCATAAAAATTGAGTAATCTACGCTAATGAACTCCACAGCCAGCTCTGGGTGCATGTGGTATTGTTTATACTTAACAGCCACATCTGGGTTGTTCTTTGTGTCTCTGGGGTCTTTTATTGTTGCAAGTTATTTGAGGTGAAATGTACATCTCCAAGTGTCTAGTTTTCCCAGAGTCGGAGATAGTGCTGTAGTTCCAACAAGCTCAAACCCGCTGACGCAAGTCATCTTTAAACCTTGCAGCTGCTCTTTGAATTTTACTGTTCTCCTCAGGCTACGGTGTCAGGAAGACGGCACtataggaaaataaaacacccgTTCTCACACATTTCTccaacagcaaaaataaaaaataaaaataataacaaaaaaacagcatatcTAAACAGAAATCATAGTGACCATTCTCAATAGCTGTCTGAAGAAAACGTAGCATAAAAAATCTTGTGACAACTGTTCCCATACAGAACATCAAAACCAACGTTTCTCATGTTAACCAGAATTTCCTTAAACACAGCTATAATTATATCCAGTGTTCCAAGGCCAAAATCTTAGCCAAATAGAGTCACCACTAATTGTTCGGCTTCAAAGCGGAGATCTTGGTATAAATCTACTACTGTAATGGTAGCCTAAGCCTCAAGGCAGCATTTCTATTAGATTTTGGCCTTCGCTATTGGATCACATGGTCTGTTTAGGTAATGCACGAGATAATGAGTAACATCTGGAGACAGTGAAAACACCAGACATCCGAGAATGATGATTCAGCTGGAAACATAGCAACCAGAAGAAAATTTTAGAGGTTTTTGCCAAAAGAATTTCAAAGGATGCGCAAAATTTGtgacctgtgtgtttttttctctgcaggacGGTGCTGTATGAGTGCTGCCCGGGATACGTGAAGATGGATGGCATGCGCGGCTGCCCTGCAGGTATAGCCCGTGCAACAGTGTAGTCAGTGTATAAATGTTAATGGCCATATAGCTGTGAACTATTTTTGATATAAGACTAAATAAGCTTGAGCCATAGCATACTGTAGATACATTGTCGTGTTTTTCCAAGTGTTGCCCTGCTgatgccttcttcttcttttccttttggctGTTACCTTCAAGGGTCACCACAGAGTTCATACACTGCATTCATGTACTCCTTTCTCTACCTCTTTGGTCTCCCTCTAGACCTTCTGTTCTAACCTCAGCATCCTCTGAACATATGCAAACCATCTCAACCAGGCCTCTCTAACTTTACCTCCAAAACATCTTACATGAGCAAAGGGTCCGTGAGCCCTTAGGGGTCCgcagaggtgctgcagggggtcacaatttctttggttgattaggtattttttatgttttttttttgtttttttgtttttttaattttcccccacaatttaaaatttctttaaatacacattaacatgaatctgacatattttagtaaagggataagggatagcttaatattgaatgttatgatatattcataaatagcactaggccgatatatatataatagtaggtagtaggtagggggtccctacttaatctctccatcagtttgggggtccttggcctgaaaacgaTGAAGACCCTTGCTCTAATGTACTCATTCCTGATCCTATCCCTCCCGGCCATGCCCAGAGAAAAACCTCAACATCTTCAGCTCAAAGCCACTGTCTCTTTATCAGCTGTTGTGCTGATGATACCTCACGATGCATATTTCTGTCCCAGTTGCCCCGATTGACCACGTCTATGGCAGTTTGGCTATAGTGAAAGCCACTTCAACCCAAAACTACGCTGACATTTCCAAGCTGAGACCTGAAATCGAGGGACCAGGATCCTTCACTTTCTTTGCTCCTAGCAATGACGCCTGGGAACTTTTGGATGAGGTGAGTCAAGACTAAACAAAAAGCATTTGGAGAAGATCCAACTCAcctcacttttttcttttttttgacatcttATCTTCTTCACCTTACAGACAATGAGGAGCGCGCTGGTCAGCAACGTCAACATTGAACTGTACAACGCTCTTCACTATCACATGACTAACAAACGCTTCTTGACCAAAGACTTAAAGAACGGAATGACTGTAACTTCCATGTACAATGACCTTGGTCTCCTTATTAACCATTACCCCAATGGGGTGAGTATTCAGTGTTATCACAGTACCCCTTGAAGATGAACTACTTGTACTTGGGTTGCATCATTGAAGTATGTGCTGTTCTGTAGGTGGTGACAGTGAACTGCGCCAGGATTATCTATGGCAACCAGATTGCCACCAACGGAGTGGTACATGTCATTGATCGTGTCATCAGTGGTGTTGGAAACACCATCCAAAATGTccttgatgttgatgatgactTGACAACTCTGAGTGTAAGTACAAACAAGTGTAGACCAAACAGTACAAACACCTCATGGGCGAGCAATTGCATTTGTCCACTGTACTGTACTAACGACTACTCTAAATATAATTCTGCTGGTGAAATCATTTTCTAGGATCTGGTTCAAACCGCTGGACTGGCAGAGAAACTTGGGGAACCAGGACATTACACTCTCTTTGCTCCCACCAATGATGCCTTCGACAAACTCGATAGCGACATGCTGGAAAGATTTCAGAGCAACAAAGACGTCCTTAAAGGTAAACCAAGCTATTCTTCAAGTGATTATGCTAAAATGATTTCAATTTAAAAGTAGGTGAACCACATTTGTAGTAAATGATTGAAGAATATGAAAAGATATGTAGTGGCTGCGGGAAGCATATTTGTCTTCCATTAAGGGATCATTTTCAAATGTTCAGCTTCTTCTAATTCAAAACAGACGAAGCCGCAAGGAGTCTGGAACTTACACGCTGCTAGCTTTATATAACAAAGACGTCTCTAAGTCAAACTCTTGTGTAAACTTGTGAGTGGAGTGTCAAACAATGTTACACGTCATGTGACAAGTTTGTGTGATTCTACCTTCTTTAATTTGTAGATTTACATTGTACATGTTCataattatttctatttcaaacATTCTCCACTATCTCAGTCATAGTACATAAATCAAAATCTAGTTGACTGTCAGCTTTTGAAAAACCACAGGAAGaacaacatttcaacatttttatgataagtctttttttttgggggggggggggggcacacacAATGAAAGGCAGGAAGCAGCTGCATCTTTGCACAAGCTCATCAAATTGGCAACATgtctgcacatttttatttgcccATAGTCTGCTATATGTGAGATCAGAACCAATTCACACGAACTGAGGCTGAGCTTCAGAGGTCTTTCCACTCAGGGACCTCAGGGATCCAAAGGGTCTGCAGGTTTCCTGGGCTTTATTTCCTCAGCTGCAGTGCAGCATGAGAAACAACATAAACCTACCAATGCATGACATAAACATCTACCTATGCACTTCATCCCATTCCAGCTCTTCTGAGTTACCACCTCCTGAACTCGGTTCAGTGCTCTGAGGCCATCATGGCGGGCAGCTCTCACGAAACCCTGGAGGGCCACAACATTGAGATCGGCTGTGATGGAGAAAGTTTGACAGTTAACGGCATCAAAATGGTGCTGAAGAAGGACATTGTTACCTCCAATGGAGTCATCCACCTCATTGACCAAGTACTCATTCCAGACTCAGGTTAGagctcctcttttctttctacttGAGCACACCTGGTTTATTACAAAAACTTGAcagacatgatttatttttatttttttttgtctgtaattCATATTGTGTGGAATTCCTGTTCCCTTTAAGCTAAGCAGGTAACAGAACTGTTGGGAACTTCCCAGTCAACCTTCGGTGACATGGTTTCCGAGCTGGGCCTTTCCGCTGCTATGAGACCCGGGATTGAGTACTCTTTTCTGGCTCCCCACAATGCTGTCTTCACTGGTGAGTCACACACTGTTCATTATATCATGCACTCCCCTCTGTTTTCCACTTGGCAGGTGGTTAATGTGAATGCTGGCTGGTCTGTACTCACTGTCTGGAATGAAAACAGTATTTCCTTTTGCCTGCTGATACTCATAAGTGAGAGAATATGTGCCTCTGGATATCCTGGGCCACTATTCCCATCGGACATTTCCTGAAAGGAGCagttatgttttgtttctctaaCAAGAAAGTGCATTTAAGTGAGCATGAATACTTCCACAGTAACGTAGGATGTAGCTTTAAAGAATGCACAAGGCATCAGTGTAAAAACTGTAAttatattctttttcttttgttacttGGTACTGGACCAtttgtttatctttgtttttaactgagTCATGTCAAAGAGGATTTCAGTTACTAAGTGGCTAATAAATGCAAAGTCAGCACAGTAAACGCAGATGTTCATGGTTCTGCACAttatacattttactgtttgttccctctgcagatgaagtgatgtcCATTGATCAGAGTGATCTCAAGCTTATCCTGGAGAACCACATCTTCAAGAATAAGATCGTCCTGCGAGAAATGTACAATGGACAGATGCTGGAAACCATTGCCGGAAAATTTCTCCGGGTCTTCATCTATCGCACTGTGCGTTTCCATCTCTGAAGCCGTGCCCAGAAATAGAGACATTATGTGTATTAACTTTGGCATCATTCCCTATAGCCTTGAGACATAACATTAAACCTTGTCTTTGACTTGTGGATTATGTCTGCAGGCTATGTGCATTGAGAATGCCTGTCTGATAAGAGGCAGTAAAGAAGGAAGCAACGGGGCCCTTCATCTCACAAGAACTCTGTTGAAACCTGCAGAACAATCGATGTTTGAGATTCTGACAGAAAATGGAGGGTTCAAGTAAGTGCAGGGACATGCTAATGAAAAAGGACTGTGGTctttaaatgcagcaaaaccacatcttttctgtgtctttccATTAAATCCACATGGCACATATGGGAGTGAAAAAGTGCTGATGTTGCAATATGTCCACTCTCTGTGGTTTCTGTAACAGCCAAGTTAcagttttcctctcttttctgcaggatctttttgtctttgatggAAGCTGCTGGGTTGACCGACCTGCTCCGACAGCAGGGAGCATTCACTCTGTTCGCCCCCAGCGACAAAGCTTTTGCTGGTTTAAGCGAAAGGGACATGAATTTGCTGAAGAGTAAGTCTTACACCTTTTATCTCTGAATGCGTTTCAGGCCGTTAGTTTATGTCACCAGATGAATCTAatgcagaataaatgaatagtttttgtgtttggCGTTGTTTATTTCAGGTGACATAAATGCTCTCAGGACCATCCTCCTGTATCACGTCACTAATGGCATCTTCATCGGTGATGGTTTGGAGCCTGGAGTAACAAACCTTTTCAAGTCTCTCCAGGGCAGCAACCTCAAAGTGATGCTTGTAGGTATTTAGTGCAATAAGACTGACCCAGTTTTTTCTAAAGTCAATAAACTTTTACAACATTTATAGTGAATACTGAAGGTTTTTATTACCATCATCATTGGATGATTAAATACCGTCCTCACTTTGAAACTCACTGACGTCTGCAAACTAATATAACATCCATTTTATATCAGAGTTCTCTCCTTGTCTTTTAAAACAGGTTCATTCACGTTTTGCTTTTCTGTAATTGTTATACCTTTCTCCCTCAGGCAAACAACACAGTTCAGGTGAATTCTCTCCAAGTCCCTCAATCAGATGCCATGGCCACAAATGGAGTCATTCACTTCGTCAACCAAGTTTTGTATCCCGCAGGTACGAATCTCATCCAGTCAGCCTCGTTAATACTCACGTCCCATTATAAATCTGCCAAGACATCCACTTTATGTGTGGTTTCAATAATTGTTGTAAATACCTAAGTGTGGTTAACGCCCTGTGCTTTCTTCCAGACATCCCCGTTGGAAGTCAGGAACTGATGGCGTTATTCAGGAGGCTCATCAGTTATATGCAAATCAAGGTGACATATATCAAAACTTTGAACAAAATGtcatcaacacattttttttaaacctgctataacacatttttactttgtttttgttttacagtttattaCAGGATTCAGATATCAGGAAATCCCCCTCACCTTTTTGAGTAAGTTGTAGTATTATAATGCTACTAAAGAGTTTTTATTCTTACTTTTTTTCAATGTGTATAATGGCTTCATCAAGTCTTCCACAAATGAAGAATAACGGTTATATGTGAAACATGACTCTCTTACCTTTATCATCTCCGCTGCAGCCAAGATCATCCAGATGGAGCCCACCGTCACCAAGGTTACCAGGGTCATTGAAGGTCCGCCCTCCATCACCAAGGTTACCAGAGTCATAGAAAGCAAGCCCTCCGTCACCAAGGTTACCAGAGTCATAGAAGGTCCGCCCACCATCACCAAGGTTACCAGGGTTGTCGCAGGTAAAAAATTTTCTTGAATCAGCATTGTCAGGTCTCCTCATCCAGCCAATCATCTTAATAGCTCACAAACACTGTTGTTTCCATGACGCTAATACTTAGTCAGCACTGGCGCCTCAAACACTGATACAGGATACATTAAATGAGAAAGTTGTTTTATATCAAACACGAGGGATCGTTACTCACTCCGCTTCCTATCAGCCTCCAGATAGTAAATGTGGTTGGATTTGTACAGATTATAAAGTATGAAGTTATACAGCAACAATGCATAAATGGAAGTGGGTGATTAAGAagactaaaaggaaaaaaaaaatcatgtggaTATGCAGTCAGTGCTGATGGTAGTTGTGATCAATGGAAACAATATGTTTCTGCTGGCTTGCTGCATTAACAGATTCATCAAAGTTTTGTGAGTTGTCTTGCTTGCACATGCATTATTCCACATATACAGGATAACATCCCTATTTTCAAAAAGCGACACAGACTGAATAATACATCCGGGCAATAAGAAGCATTTGTTCCCCAAACATggcaaatgacaaaaataatgctACTGAAGGTTCGCGTACCCTCTCAGGCCTGTTGTTCTTTCCCAATTTATGCAATTTATCTCTGGGGCTCTTGAAGGTCTCCAGTGCACCTCTGTCAAAATGAACAGTAAAACTTTGGAGTATctaaaaaacaactgaaataagTATCGACGGGTTCAAAGGGTTTCTTAAAGCCAGGGTTGGGGACAGTAATGCGAGACCTAGTCATATaccctgacctggatgactgacaactTTCACAGACAAAACTAGCGTGCATTGGGAAAGTCAACACAAGGTCCTTCTGGGCTGATATCCAGCAAAAATAGCCTACACTAAAAATCCTAATAGAAGAATGATTGAATTTTCATTGGCAGTCGTGTCTTCTTGCTAGGCTAATGCCGTTCTACTGCTCCGCTTCCTGCTTTCTCTcttaagaaaatgaaacactggCTGTCTATCAGAGTCAAGCAACTGTAAAGACCGGGCTCAAGGACCACAACATAACGTGAATGGTGGAGACAGATGCcagagttacaaaaataaagggtttatttcatttacaaaagGATAAAAGGTAACACGTGAACCACTGTGAGCCACTGCGACTGAAGAGTGATGTGTTCTCAGACACCTTCAGCCATTCTTTTATCCATATCTTCTCAGGTGAGAAAGAACTACTAAAGCCCATGCACCGTACAAAAACACTTACAGTTATACCCTTAAAAATACTTCTAAAACGTCTTCTGTgctcaaattaaaaacacacattttgctTTAAGAAACATAGTTTGTTTGTGGTACAAGCAAGATTTTGAGTTCCCCTTGAAATTCCAGAGGCAGATACTATAAATCTAATTTGAAACAGCCCATAGTGTTCCGAAAAACGGATTTTAAAGCTCAGCCACAGAAGTACAGAGAATGACATGTTAATttcatcaaacacaaacatattcaaGTACAGTGAATGTTATCATTGATGTCTATTGCTGAATATAACCTGCAGAATAATGTGGTTTCACTTTAAGGATATTTTCTTCCTCAAGCAGGAGCTGACCTCTCAGAATTTGGCTCCATTGGGGGCAATACTGAAACATTTACCGAACCGCTCTCACGTGAGTTTCATTTTGTGAATGTCGGTGACTAGGAAAAATGGTTAATGAACAGTTGTGACTTGTATGTTTGTTTGCCTATCGAAGGTTATCCAATAGGAGGTGCTACCCGgagaggtaaaataaataatccagtgTTGCAGTAGCTGGTTTACTTGAGATAGCTGCTACATTCTTGGGGCCTAATGTTCTCGCTGCAGCATATATCAACACATCTGTTCAGTCATGCTGGGTGTAATTTTCTCACACTGCTTACTTGCTTGTTACTTGAGCAAACTGATACCATGCATGGTAAATACGAAgtgaaatgcagtttagcacAACAACCTGGTTATGTTTAAAGATACTAAAACTGCTAACCAACTAACTTTGTATCTTGTCTGTAATCGCAAACGAATACTTAACAGATGGATACTTCTTGGAAAAGTGCAATTACTTCCTGAGTCTCCACTGGTTGCCAAGCAACCTCACTGTGTGAACAAGATCTCACAGAGAGCCAAGATCTTGCATATAATCCTTTGTAAAAAAACcacaatgtgttgtttttacacttctGATTTTGtacagattaaacaaacaactCTGGAGCtgtcattagtttttgttgcttttggaCTGAGCCAGGGTAGCTCTTTTCACTGTTTCCAGACCTTGTGCTAAGTTGAGCCAACGACTGCTGGATGTAGCATCATGTTttccatgcagacacagggatcCTATCAGTCTTCTCATCTTAACCTTGGCAAGGAGGAGCGTATTTCCCAAAAAAGCGAACCAGTTCCTTCATGCCAGCTGTCTGCTTCTCACTCACTGTTGCCGCAAAGCTCATCTGCAATCTATGCTTAAACTTAGTGCCAGTGCTACAGTGCAGCATTCACCTGTGTGTTCTGAGTCGGTACGCTCCCGCGGGAGGGTTGTCACTCGTCAGTCCCGCTCCCTCGCTCTGCTGAGCTTGGTGTTTCCATGCTGGGAGCGATGAGCACAGATGCCaagcatcaaaataaaaaaaacatataatttaGAGAATAATCTATTCGCCATGACTGTCATGTATTTAttgttctgtgtcttttttttcgcCAGCTGGcaacaggaggagaggaagggactGATCACGGACGCATGAGAGTACCTCCCTTGAAAAGGCAGAGAGAACGCCGAGGTTGAAACTGGTGTTTTGATACAGGGGATACGTCTGAAATGTCAGTGCTTTCCAACTGACTTCAGAAAACTATTCTCATAAACAATTTAATGGTGCTTTGAATGTATACAGGTTcagtatacagtatgtaaacagctcaaatgaacattttggcAAGACTTTAAAGATGAATCAAGTCAAGGCAGCGATAAAATCATCTAAATCCATTAGgttagttatatatatataaaaaacacttcagctCTAAACTACTTAATGCTTTTACTAGAGGTGAAGGTTAAAATCAGGTTTTTACAAGCTGTTTGAGTAGATTAATAAATGTCAGCATgacaatgatttaaaaataaatgatgtgttttctgactgtttttgttcttttttttttgtttttaatttctccggCTTAAAGTCGTTTAAGGTTTCATGTAAATTTTATCTATGCTTGTATCATTTGGGTTGATGTAGCTAAATGCAAGtattcccttttttattttgttttttaaacatcatCCATTAAAGTGCTTTTTGTTGAGATGAATGTGCCAGTTAGAAAAGGTCATTGTGTTGTGGAGTCATTTCTGTGTCCCGACGAAGTTCTTCAGTGTTACTACTTAAAAGATATGCTAAGATGTCACATCTAAATATTATGTCTGCAGCGTGTACTTCTTAGCTGAAGGTGATTGAGTTAGACAGTAAAAGCTATATCCTGTAGGTTTTAAGAGGGAGCTCAAGAGGACATTATTTCAAGTATAAATCAAAGAAAAGGACCCTACAGAAAACTAATGAACGAATAAAACTTACAACATATACAGCATATACAAGAAGTGGCTGATAATGAGAAAACCTACCAATGGCTAGACAATGCTGAACTGACATCACAGAGGCACtgatcatggcagcacaagaacaggCCCTAAATACAAGAGCCACAGAGGCCGAGATCTACCAGACTAGGTCAGACCCAAGgtgcagactgtgcaaagaCGCCTCTGAGACGgtccagcacatagtagcagggtgtatAATATGCTAGCCGGGTCAGCGTACATGGAGAGGCATTATCAAATGGCTGGGATAGTGTACAGGCCCAATGggccacaccacagaaggtggttAAGAACAACAGAGCCAAGGTTCTGTTGGGCTGCAGCTTTCAGACTGACAAACAGTTCCTGACTAACCAACTAGACATATTGGTGatggacaaagagcagaagagggtggtggtgatagatgtggcgACACACAAAAAGGCTGAGAaggcagctggaacagatgtgaAAGGTTAAGGCGAGCATGTTTCCCTTTGGTAGTAGGAGCACTTGGGGCAGTGACCCCTAAACTGGGAGAATGGCTCCAACAGATgccaggaacaacacctgaagcttCAGTCCAGAAGAGTGCAGTCCTACTGCGCAgaaccctcaaactcccagACCTCTGGTAAAGGACCCAAGTATTAgtaaaatctcatctcatcttccataccgcttaatcctccactagggttgcggggggcATCAGACGGTAGactctggacaggtcgccagcctatcacagggctaaaaCATAGACAAACGACCATTCGCACttacactcacacctaaggtcaatttagagtcaccaactagcctaacaagcatgtctttggaggtgggaggaagccggagtacccgcaGAGaacccacgcggacacaggataaaacatacaaacctggaccttctcgctgggaagCATccgcgctaaccaccgagctaCTGTGTGCCACTataagtaaaatatttaaataaaagaccaCAATAATATACCCTTTA
This sequence is a window from Mugil cephalus isolate CIBA_MC_2020 chromosome 9, CIBA_Mcephalus_1.1, whole genome shotgun sequence. Protein-coding genes within it:
- the postnb gene encoding periostin, osteoblast specific factor b isoform X3, producing MKLLFVAAFALFVLSTFDSAESSAYDKIVAHSRIRARKEGPNVCALQQVMGTKKKYFSTCRNWYQGAICGKKATVLYECCPGYVKMDGMRGCPAVAPIDHVYGSLAIVKATSTQNYADISKLRPEIEGPGSFTFFAPSNDAWELLDETMRSALVSNVNIELYNALHYHMTNKRFLTKDLKNGMTVTSMYNDLGLLINHYPNGVVTVNCARIIYGNQIATNGVVHVIDRVISGVGNTIQNVLDVDDDLTTLSDLVQTAGLAEKLGEPGHYTLFAPTNDAFDKLDSDMLERFQSNKDVLKALLSYHLLNSVQCSEAIMAGSSHETLEGHNIEIGCDGESLTVNGIKMVLKKDIVTSNGVIHLIDQVLIPDSAKQVTELLGTSQSTFGDMVSELGLSAAMRPGIEYSFLAPHNAVFTDEVMSIDQSDLKLILENHIFKNKIVLREMYNGQMLETIAGKFLRVFIYRTAMCIENACLIRGSKEGSNGALHLTRTLLKPAEQSMFEILTENGGFKIFLSLMEAAGLTDLLRQQGAFTLFAPSDKAFAGLSERDMNLLKSDINALRTILLYHVTNGIFIGDGLEPGVTNLFKSLQGSNLKVMLANNTVQVNSLQVPQSDAMATNGVIHFVNQVLYPADIPVGSQELMALFRRLISYMQIKFITGFRYQEIPLTFLTKIIQMEPTVTKVTRVIEGPPSITKVTRVIESKPSVTKVTRVIEGPPTITKVTRVVAAGADLSEFGSIGGNTETFTEPLSPGNRRRGRD
- the postnb gene encoding periostin, osteoblast specific factor b isoform X1, whose translation is MKLLFVAAFALFVLSTFDSAESSAYDKIVAHSRIRARKEGPNVCALQQVMGTKKKYFSTCRNWYQGAICGKKATVLYECCPGYVKMDGMRGCPAVAPIDHVYGSLAIVKATSTQNYADISKLRPEIEGPGSFTFFAPSNDAWELLDETMRSALVSNVNIELYNALHYHMTNKRFLTKDLKNGMTVTSMYNDLGLLINHYPNGVVTVNCARIIYGNQIATNGVVHVIDRVISGVGNTIQNVLDVDDDLTTLSDLVQTAGLAEKLGEPGHYTLFAPTNDAFDKLDSDMLERFQSNKDVLKALLSYHLLNSVQCSEAIMAGSSHETLEGHNIEIGCDGESLTVNGIKMVLKKDIVTSNGVIHLIDQVLIPDSAKQVTELLGTSQSTFGDMVSELGLSAAMRPGIEYSFLAPHNAVFTDEVMSIDQSDLKLILENHIFKNKIVLREMYNGQMLETIAGKFLRVFIYRTAMCIENACLIRGSKEGSNGALHLTRTLLKPAEQSMFEILTENGGFKIFLSLMEAAGLTDLLRQQGAFTLFAPSDKAFAGLSERDMNLLKSDINALRTILLYHVTNGIFIGDGLEPGVTNLFKSLQGSNLKVMLANNTVQVNSLQVPQSDAMATNGVIHFVNQVLYPADIPVGSQELMALFRRLISYMQIKFITGFRYQEIPLTFLTKIIQMEPTVTKVTRVIEGPPSITKVTRVIESKPSVTKVTRVIEGPPTITKVTRVVAAGADLSEFGSIGGNTETFTEPLSRYPIGGATRRAGNRRRGRD
- the postnb gene encoding periostin, osteoblast specific factor b isoform X2 codes for the protein MKLLFVAAFALFVLSTFDSAESSAYDKIVAHSRIRARKEGPNVCALQQVMGTKKKYFSTCRNWYQGAICGKKATVLYECCPGYVKMDGMRGCPAVAPIDHVYGSLAIVKATSTQNYADISKLRPEIEGPGSFTFFAPSNDAWELLDETMRSALVSNVNIELYNALHYHMTNKRFLTKDLKNGMTVTSMYNDLGLLINHYPNGVVTVNCARIIYGNQIATNGVVHVIDRVISGVGNTIQNVLDVDDDLTTLSDLVQTAGLAEKLGEPGHYTLFAPTNDAFDKLDSDMLERFQSNKDVLKALLSYHLLNSVQCSEAIMAGSSHETLEGHNIEIGCDGESLTVNGIKMVLKKDIVTSNGVIHLIDQVLIPDSAKQVTELLGTSQSTFGDMVSELGLSAAMRPGIEYSFLAPHNAVFTDEVMSIDQSDLKLILENHIFKNKIVLREMYNGQMLETIAGKFLRVFIYRTAMCIENACLIRGSKEGSNGALHLTRTLLKPAEQSMFEILTENGGFKIFLSLMEAAGLTDLLRQQGAFTLFAPSDKAFAGLSERDMNLLKSDINALRTILLYHVTNGIFIGDGLEPGVTNLFKSLQGSNLKVMLANNTVQVNSLQVPQSDAMATNGVIHFVNQVLYPADIPVGSQELMALFRRLISYMQIKFITGFRYQEIPLTFLTKIIQMEPTVTKVTRVIEGPPSITKVTRVIESKPSVTKVTRVIEGPPTITKVTRVVAGADLSEFGSIGGNTETFTEPLSRYPIGGATRRAGNRRRGRD
- the postnb gene encoding periostin, osteoblast specific factor b isoform X4, with protein sequence MKLLFVAAFALFVLSTFDSAESSAYDKIVAHSRIRARKEGPNVCALQQVMGTKKKYFSTCRNWYQGAICGKKATVLYECCPGYVKMDGMRGCPAVAPIDHVYGSLAIVKATSTQNYADISKLRPEIEGPGSFTFFAPSNDAWELLDETMRSALVSNVNIELYNALHYHMTNKRFLTKDLKNGMTVTSMYNDLGLLINHYPNGVVTVNCARIIYGNQIATNGVVHVIDRVISGVGNTIQNVLDVDDDLTTLSDLVQTAGLAEKLGEPGHYTLFAPTNDAFDKLDSDMLERFQSNKDVLKALLSYHLLNSVQCSEAIMAGSSHETLEGHNIEIGCDGESLTVNGIKMVLKKDIVTSNGVIHLIDQVLIPDSAKQVTELLGTSQSTFGDMVSELGLSAAMRPGIEYSFLAPHNAVFTDEVMSIDQSDLKLILENHIFKNKIVLREMYNGQMLETIAGKFLRVFIYRTAMCIENACLIRGSKEGSNGALHLTRTLLKPAEQSMFEILTENGGFKIFLSLMEAAGLTDLLRQQGAFTLFAPSDKAFAGLSERDMNLLKSDINALRTILLYHVTNGIFIGDGLEPGVTNLFKSLQGSNLKVMLANNTVQVNSLQVPQSDAMATNGVIHFVNQVLYPADIPVGSQELMALFRRLISYMQIKFITGFRYQEIPLTFLTKIIQMEPTVTKVTRVIEGPPSITKVTRVIESKPSVTKVTRVIEGPPTITKVTRVVAGADLSEFGSIGGNTETFTEPLSPGNRRRGRD